AAAGTGCTGCCAGAGCCCAGAACCCCGGTCAGGTAGGGCAAATCTGCGTGGTCCGGGTGGTGGTGGGTCAGCAGGGCAAACCGGTGTGGGGTGTCCACGCTGAGGGGAAGCTGCTGGGGGGAGGGGATGGTGTCTAGCAGGAGGGTGGTTTGACCCTGCTGCAATTTGATGCCTGCCCAGTGGAGCCGTTCAATCTGCATGAAATTCCTCTTCTGGAGGCTGAATTCTGGCTGTGCATCCTGGCGATGTCATGGCCGGACCTCCTGTGCCTTCATGCTATCCCTCACTTTCTAACCTGTCAAGTGATAGAATGATGGTTATAAAGTGAGGGCTGTAAGAAGCCAGAGCCTGCTGTCCTGTAAAATGGAGCCATCACCCATGACCGAGATTTTTGATTTTGACGCCGGGCACCCGGCCCTGGATTTCATCAACACCGTGCGCAACAAGGACGGTCAGTTCAGAGACCAGCTGAGAGACGCTGCAGATTTTCAGCGCTGGTTGCAGGACTCCGGTCTGGTTTCACCTGCAGATCTGCAAAAGCTGGCCCAGCACCCCACTTTCCCGGCGGTGTACCAGCAGGCCACCGCCTTGCGGGATGACTTCAGGCGCACGGTGGTGGGTCTGGTGCATTCAACAGAAGTTCCTGCAGAACTGCTGCAAAACCTCAATGCCCTGCTCTGGCAGCACCCAGGTCGCAGGGTTCTGATGGGAAATCAGGTTCCCTTGCAGCACACCCTGCAACATGACTTGCAAGACCCTTCAGGCCTGCTGGGCGTGCTGGCAGCCCAGATGGCCAATCTGCTTGCTCTGGACGTGCAGGGCCGCATCAAAAAATGCGAAAAACACACCTGCATCCGGCACTTTCTGGACACCAGCAAGAACAAAACCCGCCGCTGGTGCAACATGGCCAGATGTGGCAACCAGGCCAAGGCACAGGCCTTTTACCAGCGCAAGGTGCAGAAAACGGCAGACTGAGGCCAGCAGAAATGTGGTCTGACTTTATTGATGTTCGCCAAAAGCACTGCAGGTGCTTTTGGCTGAGAAAGCGCCCAGTGCGAACCCGGCCGTCCGGGGAGCACGCTTTAGGGGCAAGAAAGCGCCCAGTGCGAACCCGGCCGTCCGGGGAGCACGCTTTAGGGGCAAGAAAGCGAATGGAACGGTCAGGACACTTGAGAAACCTACAGTTCTTTTGGCGTAGATCATCAGAGCATCGAACAGAAGAACTGGAAGTGTCTCTCTGAAAGGTGTTTTTTGAAAGCGAGGATTCCGAGGCATGTACAATGCAACTTGTCATGGTGCAACAACACATGTGCCTACAGAACAAAATGGGTTCAGGAAATGAAGGAGATCAGGATGCCATTGACCCCGGAAGAAGAACAAAAGTTCTTACAAGGTAAAAATCTTGAAGCCATTCTCAAGTATGAAGGAGGCCGTTCACTGAATGACCTTCCCAAAGACCGCTTTTGGGTGGTTCAGAAGGACGGGACGGTGACCACCGGAGCCCCAAACTCGAATGGAAGTTACGAATTTACCTTTGGACCTCTGGAGGAGTCAAAAGAAGACTGATCAAACCAAATCGCCTGCAACGGCCTTCGTGGACAATTTATTTTTATCCTCTGAGAGGGCATTTTTTCATGCGAGGTGTGTGTTCCTGTTTCACGGGTTGTGGTGGTCCATGCTCATGAATCCTCCCTTTTCACGGATCAACGGAGCACTCCTGCAAGGGAAGCCTGACCACAAAGGTGCTGCCCTGTCCCAGTGCACTTTCCACTTCCAGGGTGCCGTGGTGGGCCTCCACAATCCATTTCGCAATCGGCAAACCCAGCCCTGAACCTCCAGGATCGCGGGAATCCACCCGGGTGCGGTCCACCCGGAAAAACCGCTCGAAGATGTGGTGCTGGTTTTCCGGGGCAATGCCAATGCCAGAATCTTGCACGCGCAATTGGGCTGTGCCGCCTTGCTCTTCAAGCTGCAAACGGATGGTGCCGCCTTTTGGGGTGTATTTGACGGCATTTTCCAGCAGGATCAGGGTCAGTTGCTTTAAACGGTCGGTGTCTCCATACAGTTCGATGGGTTCCAGGAGACCCAGCTCAAAATGGTGTTTGCTCCCCGAGATGCGCTGGGCATCCCGCCACGCCGAGAGGGCCACCTCGTGCAGGAGCACCTCCTCGTCGGATTTGACCCCGGTCCTGCCGCGGGCCAGTTGCAGCATGTCGTGCACCAGACGGCTCAGACGGGCTGCGCTGTTTTGCACGTCCTGCAAGATCTCTTTCTTTTCGGATTCCTCGATGTGGGGGTAACGGAAGATCACATCCAGGTTGCCCTGAATGGCCGCCAGGGGAGTTCTGAGTTCGTGGGCCGCGTCGCTCACAAAACGTTTCTGGGCTTCTGCCTGCTCCCGTTCCTGCTGTTCCAGCATGGCCTGCTCGGTGATGTCCCGTGAGGAGGCCACCAGCCCCACCACCCGGGGTCCTTCCAGAATGGGCATCACCACCACATCCCAGCAGCGCATGATGTTTTTGGCAGTGGGACAGAATCCCTGAAACCGTCCAATCTTGCCTGTCTGTGCATCCCGCATGGCCTGCAGCACCCGTGGGCGGGTTTTCTCTGGCCACAACTCGCTCCAGGGCTGGTTTTGCAGGGCGGAGAAATCATCGACCTGCATCAGGTGCCTGCCGTTCTCGTTCATGCGCAGCAGGTTCCCCTGTGCATCCATGTACTTCAGGCAATCCGGGCTGATTTCGAAAAGGGTGTCCAGTGCTCCCTGTTGCTGGAATTCCTGGACAGCAGGAAAGGTGCTGGCAGGCAGCAAAGCAATCGCTCCCTGCGCGGCACCAGCAGGTTCAGGGAGCAAAAAGTAATGCACCTGCAGGCCCTGCACCCACTCCTGGCTGGGGATGCCGTGCAGCAGCAGGCGGGAAATGCAGGTGGCGTTGAGGTTGTGGCAGTGCTGGCACACCTCATGAATGCTGAGCAGGTGGTCTTCTGCGAAATCCTGCAGGTGCAGCAAGGTTCGGGCAGCAGGATTGATGAAAGTGATCTGGCCATCAGGCTGGAACATCAGCAGGCCCAGATTCAACTGGCCCAGCAGGGCAGAAACCATTCCCTCGGGAAGCAGCGGTTGGTGTGGGGAAAGGGAGGAAATTTCTGGTTCTGCAGGCATCTTTGCTCAGCATGACCCGTAAATGCCCCCCCCTGCAACCCACAGGCTTACAGTTGATTCTTCATTTTGTTCATCCTTGTGTGCAACTGTATCCCTCACGCCCCAGCAAACTCAGTCTGAGAAATCCAGTGCACAGGATGGCAGGGCCAGAACCGCCTGTCTCCGGGTTCAGCCAGAGGTTGCTGGCCAGAGTGTTTGCGTTAAACTGGCAGCATGATCCCTGGCAAATCCAGAACCCTGTCTCCAGACCAGAGCGCAGCCTTGCTGGCCACCCTGAAAGCCCGTTTTGAGAAAAACAAAAAGCGCCACCCAGATCTTGAATGGGACCCCATCCAGGCCATACTGGAAAAAAACCCTGAAAAGCTCTGGTCCCTGAATGAAATGGAAAACACAGGCGGAGAGCCAGATGTCATCGGGCAGGACGAAAAAACAGGGGAATACCTGTTCTGTGATTGCGCTGCAGAAAGCCCAAAAGGCCGCAGAAGCGCCTGCTATGACCGCGAAGCCTGGGAATCCCGCAAAGAAGCCAGACCCGAAAACAACGCTGTGGATCTGGCTTTAGACATGGGCATTGAAATTTTGACCGAAGAACAGTACCGGGCGCTGCAACAGCTCGGGGAATTTGATCTGAAAACCTCAAGCTGGGTGCAAACCCCTGCAGCCATCAGGAAACTCGGGGGTGCCCTGTACATGGACCGCCGTTACAACACGGTTTTCCTGTACCACAACGGTGCATCTTCATACTATGCTGCCAGAGGGTTTCGGGGGTTGTTGAGGGTTTAAATTTCGCAGCTGTTGCAGGTCACTGCCCAGCAGAGCCATAACCGCTGGCGGTGTTGTAACTGGAAGAAGCGTCTCTTAAAGCTTTTTCTTTTTCCAGTTCACCCTGCACATGGTCCCTTGCAGCAGAGGATTTTTTGGCCGAAAACAAACTGAAAAATGCAATTCCAAGAAAACCGAGAAGAATCCAGATTCCAAACATGATGACCTCCTGATTGCAGGATAGCAGATGGTTCATTGAAAAGGAGAGGCAACAGGAAGGTGAAATCTCACCCCAAATGCTCTCATGCGAAAACACAATGCGGCACTTGAAAAATTGTTAAAATCAGGCAGGAGGGCCATTATGACCGATCGTGATTCCTCTGCCTCACCAAAACCCCAACCCAGCACCGAACCCGGACCGGTGTATTCCCGCCACTACGAACCCACCCAGTCTGCCCACGGCGACCAGGGGGGAGAGCAGGGTGCCCCTGGCAACAACGATGAAGACATCGGAGGCAACGGGCACCAGAGCGAGGAAACCCCCAACTGAGCGTTTTACAGGTGCGTTTCTAAAAATTCAAGCCTTCTGAGCAACTGCTCTCCCTGACCACCTTCATGGCGGTTGAAGGGATAAACCACAATGTCTTTTGGTCCAGCATGATGGTTGTGCGCAGCGTAAACCGTGCTGGGCGGGCAGGTCTGGTCCATCAGGGCCACCGAGAACAGGGCGGGAACCGTGCTTCTGCAGGCAAAATGCAGCCCATCAAAATAGGAGAGGGTTTGCAGAACCTGATCCATGCTGTCCCGGTGCACCCGCAAATAATTGGCAATTTCCACATATGGAATGTTGTCTGTAATGAAAATGGCCCGCTGGAAGTGACACAGAAAAGGCACGTCTGACAGCAGCAGTTTCGCTTGCTTGCTCAGGGCACTGACCGCCAGAGCAATCCCTCCTCCCTGGCTTTCCCCGGCAACAGCAATTCGGTCTGGATCAATGCCAGAATCTGGATCAATGCCAGAAAAAGCCTGGGCTGCCTGCACGGCCCTGACCCCATCGGTGAAGACCCGGAGGTAATAATAGCTTTCCGGGTGCAAAATCCCACGGGTGGTGAAACCCGGATGCTGTGGTCCCGATCCTTCAGGATCGGGGGTGTCTCCTTTGCGCCATCCGCTGCCCTGACCGCGGGTGTCCATGATCAGGTGGGCGTAACCTGCACTGGCATAGGAAAGGTGGTCGGTGGGTTCTCCGCGCCCTCCGCCATAACCCAGAAATTCCACCACACAGGGCAGCAGACCTGCTGCATTTCTCGGTACCATCAGCCAGCCTTTGATGTCCTGACCCCCATAACCAGCAAACGTCACATCAAAAGCCTGCAGGGTTTTCAGAGGGGTTTGCACCTCCTGAAAACGGGGATTTAAAGGAAACTTTTCTGCTTCCTGCAAGGTCTGCTGCCAGAAGGCATCGAAGTCCTCCGGGACGTTCAGGACAGGAAGGTACGTTTGCAGTTGCTCCAGGGGAAAATCAAAAAGTGCCATTCAGGACCTCATGTGAGACAGAAACAACAGGGAGAGCAAATGCCCTCCCTGAAGAAGATGGTTTGAATTTATGGAATGGGAGCAGTTGCCAGGGCAATTTTGGTGGCTCCGCGTTGCCCGACCTCGTAGTACATGTACATGGTGCTGCCCACGGTCAGGTAGGTGGAGGCTCCGACACGGCCATTTTCGGGGGCGGTGTCACGGGAATCATAAAAGACCCCCAGGTGGTTTTCCAGGTTGAAGTCTGCACCCACTTCTGCAATGTGGATGTTGCCACTTCCAGCATTGAACACCACATAATGTTTGCCTTTCCAGGGGAAGAAGGCTGGACCTGCGGCCTGGGGACCACCAAACTGGCCGCCGCTTTCAGAGCTGTTGGGGGTGATCAGGGCATTGTTCTGGCAGCGCCAGTTCCTCGCTTCTCCCGACCAGCACAGGTAAATCTTGCGGGTGCCGTTGTCCACGCCCATCAGCACCATGGTGTATCTGTTCCCTTTGGAGGGCATGGTGTAACGGTAGACCCTGGCGTAAGAGACTTCTGTGAGGCCATCGATCTTCTTGTAAGTCCCAGAGGTGGCGATCACGGTCTTGTCGTAGGTGAAGTGGATGCCGTCAGAAGATTTGGCCAGACGGGTGGCCGTGTTCTCACCGTGAAAGTACAGGTAGAGTTTCTGATTGGTGGTCTCGTCTGGAACCCAGATGGCATGTGGAGAAGACACATGGCTGATCAGGGAGGTGCTGCCTGTGACCTGGGTGACCCACTGCCGGGTGATGATCGGGATGTCCGAGTAACGGGTCCAGGGACCACTGGGGCTGTTCGAATATGCCAGGTAAATTCCTGCGGGTGCATCGTGCGGGGCGTAATACATGTAATAGGTGCCCAGAGGGTTGGCAAAGTAATCGCTGGCCTTGATCACACTGGGAAAGATCAGTTCGCTGTAGGTGTGCTCGGGATCGTTGGGTCTGGGGGGGAAGATGGTGGTGTCTGCAATGACTTTCTGGTAGGTGAAATTGGGAAACCCAGCCAGTGCGTTCTGTTCTACTTTCTGTTCGGGTTGTGCTGAAGTGGGCTGGAGGTCTGAGGACGTGTTGCATCCAGCCAGCAAACCCAGACCAAGCAGGGTCACAGCGGAAAGCAGGATCTTTCTCAGGGGTGAAAAGTTCAAATTCATGCTGCAGGGTTCTCCTGTGGGATCTGGAATCACAACCGGACACACCGCACTGTGGGCGGAGCAGGTGCAGAAAAGAAGCCTCAGCAGTCGGGTTCTGATGCCATGTGGGATGGAGGTTCTGGGTGTGTGACCACACTGTAGACCTTTAACGGTAAAAACTCAATTTTCATTCAAAATTTGAACGGCTGTTTTTGCATTTGAATGAAAAGCAGGATGGCCTGAAAGAACCGCCCGGAAATGCAAAATCTAGGAAACCTTTTGCTGCAAAAGGAAAAACCCAGAATCAATCCACATTCAAAAGATCTCCCCTTTTGACCTGCTGGCTTTTTGTGTCTCCTGAACCGTGCTGCAGATCTGGCTGTTGAGCGAAAAGGTGTTCAAAAATTGAATAAAATTTGAATTGCTTTTTGATCTCCCTTAACCTGAATGCACCATGACCATCACCCAGAAAGACGTGGCCCAGAAGGCCAGGGTCTCCATCTCCACCGTATGCCTGGTGCTGCGGGACGATCCCAGAATCAGCGACCACACCCGCAAGACGGTGCTGGAAGCTGCCAGTGAACTGGGATACCTGGCCCGCACCAGCCTGCACACCCCCACAGACGCGCATCACATCGGGGTGCTGCTGGCCAATCCGGGTGTGCACCCCACGGCAGACCATTTCTTTGGTGAGGTCATGCACGGGGTCACCGAAGAAGCCGAGCGTTTCGGGCACACCGTCAG
The nucleotide sequence above comes from Deinococcus roseus. Encoded proteins:
- a CDS encoding CGNR zinc finger domain-containing protein — encoded protein: MTEIFDFDAGHPALDFINTVRNKDGQFRDQLRDAADFQRWLQDSGLVSPADLQKLAQHPTFPAVYQQATALRDDFRRTVVGLVHSTEVPAELLQNLNALLWQHPGRRVLMGNQVPLQHTLQHDLQDPSGLLGVLAAQMANLLALDVQGRIKKCEKHTCIRHFLDTSKNKTRRWCNMARCGNQAKAQAFYQRKVQKTAD
- a CDS encoding SANT/Myb-like DNA-binding domain-containing protein; the encoded protein is MPLTPEEEQKFLQGKNLEAILKYEGGRSLNDLPKDRFWVVQKDGTVTTGAPNSNGSYEFTFGPLEESKED
- a CDS encoding ATP-binding protein; protein product: MPAEPEISSLSPHQPLLPEGMVSALLGQLNLGLLMFQPDGQITFINPAARTLLHLQDFAEDHLLSIHEVCQHCHNLNATCISRLLLHGIPSQEWVQGLQVHYFLLPEPAGAAQGAIALLPASTFPAVQEFQQQGALDTLFEISPDCLKYMDAQGNLLRMNENGRHLMQVDDFSALQNQPWSELWPEKTRPRVLQAMRDAQTGKIGRFQGFCPTAKNIMRCWDVVVMPILEGPRVVGLVASSRDITEQAMLEQQEREQAEAQKRFVSDAAHELRTPLAAIQGNLDVIFRYPHIEESEKKEILQDVQNSAARLSRLVHDMLQLARGRTGVKSDEEVLLHEVALSAWRDAQRISGSKHHFELGLLEPIELYGDTDRLKQLTLILLENAVKYTPKGGTIRLQLEEQGGTAQLRVQDSGIGIAPENQHHIFERFFRVDRTRVDSRDPGGSGLGLPIAKWIVEAHHGTLEVESALGQGSTFVVRLPLQECSVDP
- a CDS encoding DUF4256 domain-containing protein, whose amino-acid sequence is MIPGKSRTLSPDQSAALLATLKARFEKNKKRHPDLEWDPIQAILEKNPEKLWSLNEMENTGGEPDVIGQDEKTGEYLFCDCAAESPKGRRSACYDREAWESRKEARPENNAVDLALDMGIEILTEEQYRALQQLGEFDLKTSSWVQTPAAIRKLGGALYMDRRYNTVFLYHNGASSYYAARGFRGLLRV
- a CDS encoding acetylxylan esterase: MALFDFPLEQLQTYLPVLNVPEDFDAFWQQTLQEAEKFPLNPRFQEVQTPLKTLQAFDVTFAGYGGQDIKGWLMVPRNAAGLLPCVVEFLGYGGGRGEPTDHLSYASAGYAHLIMDTRGQGSGWRKGDTPDPEGSGPQHPGFTTRGILHPESYYYLRVFTDGVRAVQAAQAFSGIDPDSGIDPDRIAVAGESQGGGIALAVSALSKQAKLLLSDVPFLCHFQRAIFITDNIPYVEIANYLRVHRDSMDQVLQTLSYFDGLHFACRSTVPALFSVALMDQTCPPSTVYAAHNHHAGPKDIVVYPFNRHEGGQGEQLLRRLEFLETHL